The following is a genomic window from Streptomyces sp. BHT-5-2.
AACCGATCCGGCCGGTCCGTCCGCCGGACCCGGCGCTGGCCAACGGCCCGGTCGCCTCGGACGCCCGGCGCAGCATCGTCAAGATCGTCGGACGGGCGCCCAGCTGCGGCAAGATCCTGGAGGGCACCGGCTTCGTCTTCGCGCCGCACCGGGTGATGACCAACGCCCATGTCGTCGGCGGCGTCAGCGACCCCACCGTGCAGGTGGGCGGCGAGGGGCTCCCGGTGGACGCCAAGGTCGTGCTCTACGACTGGCAGCGCGACATCGCCGTGCTGGACGTCCCGCAACTGCGCGCCCCGGTACTGAAGTTCGCCGCGAAGGACGCCGTCAGCGGCAAGAGCGCCATCGTCGCCGGCTTCCCGGAGAACGGCGGCTACGACGTCCGCCCGGCCCGGGTCCGCGGCCGCATCCAGGCGGACGGCGCGGACATCTACCAGCGGGGCACCGTCGGCCGCGACGTCTACTCGCTCTTCGCCACCGTCCGCGAGGGCAACTCCGGCGGCCCGCTGCTCACCCCGCAGGGCGAGGTCTACGGCGTGGTCTTCGCCAAGTCGCGGGACGACGCCCACACCGGCTACGCGCTGACGGCCGACGAGGTGCGGACGGACGCCGTCCGGGGGCGGGTCGCGAGCCGGCAGGTCGACACCCAGGGGTGCGCGATCTAAAGGCCGGGTGCGGGGCCGCGTACCGATCCGTTGCGGACGGGGCGCGGCCCGGCGGCCGCTCGCCGGAGTGCGCCGGGTCAGCTGCGGGAATGGCGCAGCCGGGCGCTCATCCAGCGCGCTCTGCGGCGCAGGATGCGGGGGATGCCCATCGGGTGCGCCGGGTCGGGGGAACCGCCGGATCCGAGATCCGCGGTGCCCCTGTCCTGCGTTCCCACTGCAGCGGCACTGCTGCGGTGGTTGCGTGCCACGTCACGGTGGTCGTGCGTCCAGCCCATACCCTCGACTCTGCCCGTGGCCCATGGTCCGTAACCGCCTGGGAGAGGGCCAATTGGCCTATGCGGGAGGCAATTGGCCGTTCGGCAGACGAACGTTCGTGTGACGCGGCGGAGCGGGCCGGTGACCGTGCGGAGCGGGCCCGGGACGGGTGGCGCGGGGCGGTCGGGCGGGGCCGTCAGCGGTCCGGTTCGGGGTCCTTGAGCCAGTTGACCAGCTCGGTGGAGAAGGCCGCGGGGTCTTCCTCGTGCGGCCAGTGGCCCAGGCCGTCGAAGAGCCGCCAGCGGTAGGGGGCCTCGACGTACT
Proteins encoded in this region:
- a CDS encoding MarP family serine protease, which codes for MNVLDILLLIAAVWFAIVGYRQGFLVGILSVIGFLGGGLIAVYVMPVIWNGVTDDAKPGTFAVIAAVAIVIVCASVGQALTTHLGNKLRRHITWTPARALDATGGALVNVLAMLVVAWLIGAALAQTSLPTFSKEVRNSKVLLGVSEIMPQEANTWFKDFFAVLAQNGFPQVFTPFANEPIRPVRPPDPALANGPVASDARRSIVKIVGRAPSCGKILEGTGFVFAPHRVMTNAHVVGGVSDPTVQVGGEGLPVDAKVVLYDWQRDIAVLDVPQLRAPVLKFAAKDAVSGKSAIVAGFPENGGYDVRPARVRGRIQADGADIYQRGTVGRDVYSLFATVREGNSGGPLLTPQGEVYGVVFAKSRDDAHTGYALTADEVRTDAVRGRVASRQVDTQGCAI